A genomic stretch from Schistosoma haematobium chromosome 2, whole genome shotgun sequence includes:
- a CDS encoding hypothetical protein (EggNog:ENOG410IPY2~COG:S), with amino-acid sequence MLEHLHSYQRPTIVVFLDIRAAFDSLDRTVLWDCLLKKGVPEKFINILKALYKNTSGRVRAYNHLSPLFHSSSGVRQGCPISPFLFNFAIDDILETALMNVSNGGVDLLPGERLLDLEYADDIVLLCDNAQGMQSALNQLAISVRRYGMCFAPSKCKVLLQDWQDSNPVLILDGEQIEVVEKFVYLGSCICAGGGVSDEINARIVKARAAYANLGHLWRLRDVSLAVKGRIYNASVRAVLLYACETWPLRVEDVRRLSVFDHRCLRRIADIQWQHHVSNAEVRHRVFGHRDDNSIGVTISKHRLRWLGHVLRMSSQRIPRRALFADSGTGWKKRRGG; translated from the coding sequence atgttagaacatctccattcttatcaaaggccaacgatcgtagtgtttcttgacatcagggctgccttcgattcgttggacagaactgttctctgggattgtctattgaagaagggtgtgcctgagaagtttattaacatcctaaaagccctatataaaaacacctcaggcagagtgagggcatacaaccacctttctccattgttccattcgagtagtggggttaggcagggttgcccaatctcaccattcctcttcaactttgccatcgatgacattctggaaacagctctgatgaatgtaagtaatggtggtgtggatctgttgcctggagaaagacttctcgaccttgagtatgcggacgatattgtcttactgtgcgataatgcccaaggcatgcaatccgcacttaatcagttggcaatcagtgtccgtaggtatggtatgtgctttgcaccttctaagtgcaaagtacttctacaagactggcaggattccaatcctgtacttatcctggatggtgagcagatagaagtagtcgagaagttcgtgtatctgggtagctgcatatgtgctggtgggggtgtgagtgatgagatcaatgcacgaatagtgaaagccagagcggcttatgccaatctgggccatctttggcgccttcgtgatgttagtctggctgtaaaaggtcggatctacaacgcgtcggtgagagcagttttgctctatgcttgtgaaacctggcctctccgagttgaggacgttagacgactttctgtgttcgatcatcgctgtctccgaaggattgctgacattcagtggcaacaccatgtcagtaatgcagaggttcggcatcgtgtgttcgggcacagagatgataattcaattggtgtcaccatctcgaaacaccgacttcggtggcttggacatgttctccgaatgtcgtcccagagaattccacgtcgtgcattatttgccgactctgggactggttggaagaagcggagaggtggttag